In Gadus macrocephalus chromosome 11, ASM3116895v1, a single genomic region encodes these proteins:
- the zgc:113436 gene encoding gypsy retrotransposon integrase-like protein 1, translated as MLSVESIQVAEEEVVESTSTRLGEIYTLVADGCYPHNMNPIRKKNLKRYAQKFAIEDGRLYYVGPKKEEKREVVIEPETKRQIFLDCHFNDIGQHLGQKKTVHRIQSKYYWLGIVKDVVDWIKVCDTCQQNERNKNLARAVRPIKVDAPWDIVGIDIIGPFPETHQGNTSVLTLIDYFSKWVEAFPIQKTDIPSVARCISKSVYRFGAPKTIVCRQSVDFCNEVAELLRERWNLTQQVSPLAQQMNPLHDPTGGLLNEAIARMVAEKQTEWEDFLDPVTFLFRTSVNPTTKFSPFSLMFNREANVPLELSVLGPVDPELEGFPAQEEESSGCMHIMQTQQDRIKQMVTANMNMAYKQEKKNAKRRLRNMPSMTFKITDPMFGAGETPPAKKLKAESLFLSFPVEAELATDGCSDDRKSDLEYPIPIADVR; from the exons ATGTTGAGTGTGGAGTCGATCCAAGTggccgaggaggaggtggtggagtccaCCTCCACCCGACTGGGGGAGATCTACACCCTGGTGGCCGACGGCTGCTACCCCCACAACATGAACCCCATACGGAAAAAAAACCTCAAGAGATACGCACAGAAATTCGCAATTGAAG ACGGGCGACTGTACTATGTGGGGCCGAAGAAGGAAGAGAAGCGGGAGGTAGTGATCGAGCCGGAGACCAAGAGGCAGATCTTCCTGGACTGCCACTTCAACGACATCGGTCAGCACCTGGGCCAGAAGAAGACCGTCCACCGGATCCAGAGCAAGTACTACTGGCTGGGGATCGTCAAGGACGTGGTGGACTGG ATTAAGGTCTGTGACACGTGCCAGCAGAACGAGAGGAACAAGAACCTGGCCCGGGCGGTCCGGCCCATCAAGGTGGACGCGCCTTGGGACATCGTGGGCATCGACATCATCG GCCCGTTCCCTGAGACCCATCAAGGCAACACCAGCGTTCTGACACTCATCGACTACTTCAGCAAGTGGGTGGAGGCCTTCCCCATTCAGAAGACCGACATCCCCTCTGTGGCCCGGTGCATCTCCAAATCCGTCTACAG GTTTGGAGCTCCTAAAACAATCGTCTGTAGACAAAGCGTCGACTTCTGCAATGAG GTGGCGGAGCTGCTGCGTGAGCGCTGGAACCTCACCCAGCAGGTGAGCCCGCTGGCCCAACAGATGAACCCGCTGCACGACCCCACGGGGGGGCTGCTGAACGAGGCCATCGCCCGGATGGTGGCGGAGAAGCAGACGGAGTGGGAGGATTTCCTGGACCCCGTCACCTTCCTGTTCCGCACCTCCGTCAACCCCACCACCAagttctcccccttctccctgaTGTTCAACCGGGAGGCCAACGTCCCGCTGGAG CTCAGCGTCCTGGGCCCCGTGGACCCCGAGCTGGAAGGCTTCCCCGCCCAGGAGGAAGAGTCCTCGGGCTGCATGCACATCATGCAGACCCAGCAGGACCGCATCAAGCAGATG gtCACGGCCAACATGAACATGGCCTACAAGCAGGAGAAGAAGAACGCCAAGCGCCGTCTGAGGAACATGCCCTCCATGACCTTCAAGATCACCGACCCCATGTTCGGCGCGGGGGAGACGCCGCCCGCCAAGAAGCTGAAGGCCGAGAGCCTCTTCCTGTCCTTCCCCGTGGAGGCGGAGCTCGCCACCGACGGCTGCTCCGACGACAGGAAGTCAGACTTGGAATACCCGATCCCCATCGCCGACGTCCGCTGA
- the abcb9 gene encoding ATP-binding cassette sub-family B member 9 isoform X2 — protein MNIKISVGCTLAFTLVDLIVSTVLYCHGSRLSSFSEDLLDFNVLLSLVDLWGCVLIRACLLLGASAGVLWNRELGPRRVSQLYTLVLLVSLTLGTFALVKLLILSEREGGLTPWFLGLFSWTCVSALGVVLLWGLLGKETVPGGGGGSGGGDGGGDEDRERLVDDREKEEEEKEEGEEGLGRRTGAKAGPQKTGSGATLGRLLWYCSEDVGLLSTAFLFLLISAVCEAFLPYYTGKAIDGIVTQQSMEDFTQPLLKLSALALASALAIGVRGGVFSLTMARLSLRLRNKLFRSLMRQEIGFFDANHTGDITSRLTSDTTQVSDLVSVNVNIFLRSAVKAVGFFVFMFGLSWRLTLVTLMGFPFIAVVSKVYGDYYKRLTKEVQTSLAAANKVAEEVISSMRTVRSFACEEREADSYYSRLLVMYRLNCRQALAYACFMWSSCFSELALEVAILYYGGHLVVSGQMTGGTLIAFVIYALELVECLENISSVYSGLMQGVGAAEKVFEYLDREPQHRNDGQEAPPTCTGLVEFRDVTFAYPTRPETAILKGVSFTLRPGEVTALVGPSGSGKSSCVGLLENYYPPGGGQVLLDGRPVHTYRHDHLHSVVSLVGQEPVLFARTVEENISYGLTDVSMETVVEAASQANAHDFISALTRGYNTAVGEKGTQLSGGQKQRVAIARALIRQPRVLILDEATSALDAESEHIVQQALGAVMRGRTVLVVAHRLSTVERAHNILVLEAGAVAEQGSHAQLMARGGLYCRLVQRQLRGLEAGEAEVPTAPTGGGGGGGGGEEEEEERLAWTDGGCGGCGGGGGL, from the exons ATGAACATTAAAATCTCCGTCGGTTGTACTTTGGCGTTCACCTTAGTGGACCTCATCGTCAGCACGGTGCTCTACTGCCACGGCTCGCGACTCAGCAGCTTCTCCGAGGACCTCCTGGACTTCAACGTCCTCCTGTCCCTTGTGGACCTCTGGGGCTGCGTCCTGATCCGGGCATGCCTGCTGCTGGGGGCCTCCGCGGGGGTGCTATGGAACCGAGAGCTGGGTCCCCGACGGGTCTCCCAGCTGTACACCCTGGTGCTGCTGGTCTCCTTGACCCTGGGGACCTTCGCCCTGGTGAAGCTGCTCATCCTGTCGGAGCGAGAGGGGGGTCTGACCCCCTGGTTCCTGGGCCTGTTCTCCTGGACTTGTGTCTCGGCCCTGGGGGTGGTGCTGCTCTGGGGGCTCCTGGGGAAGGAGACCGtcccgggtggtggtggtggtagtggtggtggtgacggaggaggagatgaggacagGGAGAGACTGGTGGACGaccgggagaaggaggaggaggagaaggaggagggagaagagggtcTGGGGAGGAGAACTGGTGCGAAGGCGGGCCCCCAGAAGACGGGCTCCGGGGCAACGTTGGGACGCCTGCTCTGGTACTGCAGCGAGGACGTGGGGCTGCTCTCCACcgccttcctcttcctgctcatctcggctgtgt gtgaagCCTTCCTCCCCTACTACACGGGGAAAGCCATCGATGGCATCGTGACTCAACAGAGCATGGAGGACTTCACCCAGCCACTGCTCAAGCTCTCTGCACTGGCCCTAGCCAG CGCGCTGGCCATCGGCGTGCGTGGGGGCGTGTTCTCGCTGACCATGGCCCGGCTCAGCCTCCGTCTGAGGAACAAGCTCTTCAGGTCCCTGATGAGGCAGGAGATCGGCTTCTTCGACGCGAACCACACAG GTGACATCACGTCCCGGCTGACGTCGGACACCACCCAGGTGAGCGACCTGGTGTCGGTCAACGTCAACATCTTCCTGCGCAGCGCGGTGAAGGCGGTGGGCTTCTTCGTGTTCATGTTCGGCCTCTCCTGGAGGCTGACTCTGGTCACGCTCATGGGCTTCCCCTTCATCGCCGTGGTCTCCAAGGTGTACGGGGACTACTACAAG cgcCTGACGAAGGAGGTGCAGACGTCGCTGGCAGCGGCCAACAAAGTGGCGGAGGAGGTAATCTCTTCCATGCGGACGGTGCGGAGCTTCGCCTGCGAAGAGCGTGAGGCGGACTCGTACTACAGCCGGCTGCTGGTCATGTACCGGCTGAACTGCCGGCAGGCCCTGGCCTACGCCTGCTTCATGTGGTCCAGCTGT TTCTCTGAGCTGGCCCTGGAGGTGGCCATCCTCTACTACGGGGGTCACCTGGTGGTCTCGGGCCAGATGACCGGGGGCACCCTCATCGCCTTCGTCATCTACGCCCTGGAGCTCGTGGAATGCCTGGAG AATATCTCGTCGGTCTACTCGGGCCTCATGCAGGGTGTGGGCGCGGCCGAGAAGGTGTTTGAGTACCTGGACCGGGAGCCGCAGCACAGGAACGACGGCcaggaggccccgcccacctgcacCGGATTGGTGGAGTTCAGGGACGTGACGTTCGCCTACCCCACGCGACCGGAGACGGCCATACTGAag ggcgTGTCCTTCACCCTGCGTCCGGGCGAGGTCACGGCCCTGGTCGGGCCCTCCGGCAGCGGGAAGAGCTCGTGCGTGGGGCTCCTGGAGAACTACTACCCCCCGGGGGGCGGCCAGGTGCTGCTGGACGGACGGCCCGTGCACACGTACCGCCACGACCACCTGCACTCTGTG GTGTCTCTGGTGGGCCAGGAGCCCGTCCTGTTCGCCCGCACCGTGGAGGAGAACATCTCCTACGGGCTGACGGacgtctccatggagacggtGGTGGAGGCGGCCTCCCAGGCCAACGCCCACGACTTCATCAGCGCGCTGACCCGGGGCTACAACACGG CGGTCGGAGAGAAGGGGACCCAGCTGTCGGGGGGCCAGAAGCAGCGGGTGGCCATCGCCAGAGCCCTGATCCGCCAGCCCCGCGTCCTGATCCTGGACGAGGCCACCAGCGCCCTGGACGCCGAGAGCGAGCACATC GTGCAGCAGGCGCTGGGCGCGGTGATGCGCGGCCGcacggtgctggtggtggcccACCGCCTCAGCACGGTGGAGCGCGCCCACAACATCCTGGTGCTGGAGGCGGGCGCCGTGGCGGAGCAGGGCAGCCACGCCCAGCTCATGGCCCGCGGCGGGCTCTACTGCCGGCTGGTGCAGAGGCAGCTGCGGGGGCTGGAGGCCGGCGAGGCGGAGGTCCCGACCGCccccacaggaggaggaggaggaggaggtggaggagaggaagaagaggaagagcggCTGGCGTGGACGGACGGTggctgcggcggctgcggcggcggcggcgggttgTAG
- the abcb9 gene encoding ATP-binding cassette sub-family B member 9 isoform X1 yields MNIKISVGCTLAFTLVDLIVSTVLYCHGSRLSSFSEDLLDFNVLLSLVDLWGCVLIRACLLLGASAGVLWNRELGPRRVSQLYTLVLLVSLTLGTFALVKLLILSEREGGLTPWFLGLFSWTCVSALGVVLLWGLLGKETVPGGGGGSGGGDGGGDEDRERLVDDREKEEEEKEEGEEGLGRRTGAKAGPQKTGSGATLGRLLWYCSEDVGLLSTAFLFLLISAVCEAFLPYYTGKAIDGIVTQQSMEDFTQPLLKLSALALASALAIGVRGGVFSLTMARLSLRLRNKLFRSLMRQEIGFFDANHTGDITSRLTSDTTQVSDLVSVNVNIFLRSAVKAVGFFVFMFGLSWRLTLVTLMGFPFIAVVSKVYGDYYKRLTKEVQTSLAAANKVAEEVISSMRTVRSFACEEREADSYYSRLLVMYRLNCRQALAYACFMWSSCFSELALEVAILYYGGHLVVSGQMTGGTLIAFVIYALELVECLENISSVYSGLMQGVGAAEKVFEYLDREPQHRNDGQEAPPTCTGLVEFRDVTFAYPTRPETAILKGVSFTLRPGEVTALVGPSGSGKSSCVGLLENYYPPGGGQVLLDGRPVHTYRHDHLHSVVSLVGQEPVLFARTVEENISYGLTDVSMETVVEAASQANAHDFISALTRGYNTAVGEKGTQLSGGQKQRVAIARALIRQPRVLILDEATSALDAESEHIVRSRSSSSPLTKERAHRAAGAGRGDARPHGAGGGPPPQHGGARPQHPGAGGGRRGGAGQPRPAHGPRRALLPAGAEAAAGAGGRRGGGPDRPHRRRRRRRWRRGRRGRAAGVDGRWLRRLRRRRRVVARRSAVMRSP; encoded by the exons ATGAACATTAAAATCTCCGTCGGTTGTACTTTGGCGTTCACCTTAGTGGACCTCATCGTCAGCACGGTGCTCTACTGCCACGGCTCGCGACTCAGCAGCTTCTCCGAGGACCTCCTGGACTTCAACGTCCTCCTGTCCCTTGTGGACCTCTGGGGCTGCGTCCTGATCCGGGCATGCCTGCTGCTGGGGGCCTCCGCGGGGGTGCTATGGAACCGAGAGCTGGGTCCCCGACGGGTCTCCCAGCTGTACACCCTGGTGCTGCTGGTCTCCTTGACCCTGGGGACCTTCGCCCTGGTGAAGCTGCTCATCCTGTCGGAGCGAGAGGGGGGTCTGACCCCCTGGTTCCTGGGCCTGTTCTCCTGGACTTGTGTCTCGGCCCTGGGGGTGGTGCTGCTCTGGGGGCTCCTGGGGAAGGAGACCGtcccgggtggtggtggtggtagtggtggtggtgacggaggaggagatgaggacagGGAGAGACTGGTGGACGaccgggagaaggaggaggaggagaaggaggagggagaagagggtcTGGGGAGGAGAACTGGTGCGAAGGCGGGCCCCCAGAAGACGGGCTCCGGGGCAACGTTGGGACGCCTGCTCTGGTACTGCAGCGAGGACGTGGGGCTGCTCTCCACcgccttcctcttcctgctcatctcggctgtgt gtgaagCCTTCCTCCCCTACTACACGGGGAAAGCCATCGATGGCATCGTGACTCAACAGAGCATGGAGGACTTCACCCAGCCACTGCTCAAGCTCTCTGCACTGGCCCTAGCCAG CGCGCTGGCCATCGGCGTGCGTGGGGGCGTGTTCTCGCTGACCATGGCCCGGCTCAGCCTCCGTCTGAGGAACAAGCTCTTCAGGTCCCTGATGAGGCAGGAGATCGGCTTCTTCGACGCGAACCACACAG GTGACATCACGTCCCGGCTGACGTCGGACACCACCCAGGTGAGCGACCTGGTGTCGGTCAACGTCAACATCTTCCTGCGCAGCGCGGTGAAGGCGGTGGGCTTCTTCGTGTTCATGTTCGGCCTCTCCTGGAGGCTGACTCTGGTCACGCTCATGGGCTTCCCCTTCATCGCCGTGGTCTCCAAGGTGTACGGGGACTACTACAAG cgcCTGACGAAGGAGGTGCAGACGTCGCTGGCAGCGGCCAACAAAGTGGCGGAGGAGGTAATCTCTTCCATGCGGACGGTGCGGAGCTTCGCCTGCGAAGAGCGTGAGGCGGACTCGTACTACAGCCGGCTGCTGGTCATGTACCGGCTGAACTGCCGGCAGGCCCTGGCCTACGCCTGCTTCATGTGGTCCAGCTGT TTCTCTGAGCTGGCCCTGGAGGTGGCCATCCTCTACTACGGGGGTCACCTGGTGGTCTCGGGCCAGATGACCGGGGGCACCCTCATCGCCTTCGTCATCTACGCCCTGGAGCTCGTGGAATGCCTGGAG AATATCTCGTCGGTCTACTCGGGCCTCATGCAGGGTGTGGGCGCGGCCGAGAAGGTGTTTGAGTACCTGGACCGGGAGCCGCAGCACAGGAACGACGGCcaggaggccccgcccacctgcacCGGATTGGTGGAGTTCAGGGACGTGACGTTCGCCTACCCCACGCGACCGGAGACGGCCATACTGAag ggcgTGTCCTTCACCCTGCGTCCGGGCGAGGTCACGGCCCTGGTCGGGCCCTCCGGCAGCGGGAAGAGCTCGTGCGTGGGGCTCCTGGAGAACTACTACCCCCCGGGGGGCGGCCAGGTGCTGCTGGACGGACGGCCCGTGCACACGTACCGCCACGACCACCTGCACTCTGTG GTGTCTCTGGTGGGCCAGGAGCCCGTCCTGTTCGCCCGCACCGTGGAGGAGAACATCTCCTACGGGCTGACGGacgtctccatggagacggtGGTGGAGGCGGCCTCCCAGGCCAACGCCCACGACTTCATCAGCGCGCTGACCCGGGGCTACAACACGG CGGTCGGAGAGAAGGGGACCCAGCTGTCGGGGGGCCAGAAGCAGCGGGTGGCCATCGCCAGAGCCCTGATCCGCCAGCCCCGCGTCCTGATCCTGGACGAGGCCACCAGCGCCCTGGACGCCGAGAGCGAGCACATCGTAAGGTCacgcagctcctcctccccgctcACTAAAGAGCGAGCACATC GTGCAGCAGGCGCTGGGCGCGGTGATGCGCGGCCGcacggtgctggtggtggcccACCGCCTCAGCACGGTGGAGCGCGCCCACAACATCCTGGTGCTGGAGGCGGGCGCCGTGGCGGAGCAGGGCAGCCACGCCCAGCTCATGGCCCGCGGCGGGCTCTACTGCCGGCTGGTGCAGAGGCAGCTGCGGGGGCTGGAGGCCGGCGAGGCGGAGGTCCCGACCGCccccacaggaggaggaggaggaggaggtggaggagaggaagaagaggaagagcggCTGGCGTGGACGGACGGTggctgcggcggctgcggcggcggcggcgggttgTAGCTCGCCGCTCTGCTGTGATGCGGTCGCCGTGA